One genomic segment of bacterium includes these proteins:
- the amrS gene encoding AmmeMemoRadiSam system radical SAM enzyme: MKEALFWEEKGEGKIQCHLCPHNCLLDKGKIGICKARQNIDGKLYSLVYGEVTSIALDPIEKKPLYHFYPGTYILSLGTFGCNFSCDNCQNWQISQQRAPTRYFSPEEIVSIAKSEQRNIGIAYTYNEPLIWYEFVRDCAILAKEEGLKNVLVTNGYINEEPLLELLPYIDAMNVDVKAMNEEFYRKIPKGKLAPVLRTVEMAVKNGVHVEVTNLIIPTLNDKDEDFNALIDWLYSIDKSIPLHFTRYFPAFRMTLPPTPISTLIHARELAMEKLDYVYTGNVLYEEGETTFCPNCKKAVIIRFGMGVREKHLKGNRCAFCGEKLRIVDFYE, encoded by the coding sequence ATGAAAGAAGCGCTATTTTGGGAAGAAAAGGGAGAGGGCAAAATCCAATGCCACCTCTGCCCTCATAATTGCCTTTTGGATAAGGGCAAGATAGGAATCTGCAAAGCTCGTCAAAACATTGACGGCAAACTTTATTCCCTCGTATATGGGGAAGTGACCTCCATCGCCCTTGACCCAATAGAGAAAAAGCCCCTTTACCATTTCTACCCCGGCACATACATTCTCTCGCTTGGAACCTTCGGCTGTAATTTCTCCTGCGATAATTGCCAAAACTGGCAGATTTCCCAACAAAGAGCGCCCACCCGGTATTTCTCACCAGAGGAAATCGTCTCCATAGCTAAAAGTGAACAGAGGAATATCGGCATCGCCTATACTTACAATGAACCTCTAATTTGGTATGAATTCGTTAGAGATTGCGCAATTTTAGCGAAAGAAGAAGGCTTAAAAAATGTCCTCGTTACAAACGGCTATATAAATGAGGAACCTCTTCTTGAGCTTCTTCCCTATATAGATGCAATGAATGTGGATGTGAAGGCGATGAACGAGGAATTTTATAGGAAAATACCCAAGGGGAAGCTTGCTCCCGTCCTCCGCACAGTAGAAATGGCTGTGAAAAACGGCGTTCATGTGGAAGTTACCAATCTCATCATTCCTACCCTGAACGATAAGGATGAGGATTTCAATGCCCTCATTGATTGGCTCTACAGCATTGATAAGTCAATTCCTCTCCACTTTACTCGCTATTTCCCTGCTTTTCGTATGACCCTCCCTCCTACCCCAATTTCAACCCTCATCCACGCAAGGGAGTTGGCTATGGAGAAGCTTGATTATGTTTACACTGGGAATGTCCTATATGAGGAGGGAGAAACGACTTTCTGCCCGAATTGTAAAAAAGCGGTGATAATTAGATTTGGGATGGGGGTAAGGGAAAAACATCTTAAGGGAAACAGATGCGCCTTCTGCGGTGAGAAGCTACGGATAGTTGACTTTTATGAATGA
- the plsY gene encoding glycerol-3-phosphate 1-O-acyltransferase PlsY, with product MKEFFLCLFSFLFGSIPFGFLICKYRLGIDIRKLGSGNIGTTNVIRVAGPSWGILVLFLDASKGLIPVLIARNLHFPPIFIVLAGILSILGHIFSPFVGLRGGRGVATGLGVVIGIAPTVAFILFLTWLIVVLLTRYVSLASLTAAFLFPIIMAIYKSPLPFFLLSIAISILVIVRHKPNVERLLQGEEHKIGKRVKPQ from the coding sequence ATGAAAGAATTTTTCCTTTGCCTATTCTCCTTTCTTTTCGGTTCCATTCCCTTTGGGTTTCTCATCTGCAAATATCGCTTGGGCATAGATATCAGGAAGTTGGGAAGCGGAAACATAGGAACAACGAATGTTATCAGAGTGGCTGGACCATCTTGGGGAATCTTGGTTCTTTTCCTTGATGCCTCCAAGGGATTGATTCCCGTCCTCATCGCGAGGAATCTCCATTTCCCTCCTATCTTTATAGTTCTCGCTGGCATACTATCAATCCTCGGACACATCTTCTCCCCCTTCGTTGGCTTGCGCGGAGGAAGAGGTGTAGCAACAGGACTTGGAGTAGTCATCGGTATCGCCCCAACCGTCGCTTTTATTCTTTTCTTAACCTGGCTCATAGTCGTTCTCCTAACCCGCTATGTCTCCCTTGCCTCCCTCACAGCTGCCTTCCTATTCCCCATAATAATGGCTATATATAAATCCCCTCTCCCCTTCTTCCTCCTTTCAATAGCCATCTCCATCCTTGTAATCGTCAGGCATAAACCAAATGTTGAAAGGCTCTTGCAAGGAGAGGAACACAAAATTGGAAAGCGGGTGAAACCCCAATGA
- the der gene encoding ribosome biogenesis GTPase Der — protein MKYGVVAIVGRVNVGKSTLFNRLVGRRMAIVEGEPGVTRDRVYALCEWQGNLFSLIDTGGMFPPFLDSVTEQVMKQVEQAIKEADVILFVVDVVDGLTVSEEEIAEKLRKQNKPVIIVANKCDVKRKRWKITEADLNSLGGQDIVYISALKGEGIGELLDKIISYLPEETPPLPREDQIKIAIVGAPNVGKSSLLNAILQEERVIVDKTPGTTRDTIDTPFQWMERDFLLIDTAGIKRKSKLQSLVEYFALVRSLKAIQRTDLAFLVLDASYGVRRADKRVAGYIQDAYKACIIVANKWDLIREGHNKKVQREFIKLVRTEMPFLDYAPVVFTSALKEEGIYDLLNKSLEVYQNFTTQLPIEEVASILKEAVEKHPATEGRKYLKLYQVENAGVKPPTLSLYVNVPDIADASYLRYLENCLRVRFPLVGSPIKLLLRKKKKVPMKLKEKMR, from the coding sequence ATGAAATATGGTGTTGTTGCTATCGTTGGAAGAGTAAATGTCGGAAAGTCCACCCTCTTCAATAGATTGGTGGGCAGGAGAATGGCGATAGTGGAGGGTGAGCCAGGAGTCACACGCGATAGAGTTTATGCCCTTTGTGAATGGCAGGGAAACCTCTTCTCCCTCATAGATACCGGCGGTATGTTTCCTCCTTTCCTTGACTCCGTGACCGAGCAGGTGATGAAACAGGTTGAACAAGCGATAAAGGAAGCGGATGTAATCCTCTTCGTCGTTGATGTCGTTGATGGTCTCACGGTCTCCGAAGAGGAAATAGCTGAGAAATTGAGGAAGCAAAATAAACCAGTTATAATCGTCGCGAATAAATGCGATGTCAAAAGAAAGCGCTGGAAAATAACGGAAGCGGACTTGAACAGCTTAGGGGGACAGGATATAGTCTACATCTCCGCCTTGAAGGGGGAAGGAATAGGTGAGCTCCTGGATAAGATAATCTCCTATCTTCCCGAGGAAACCCCTCCCTTACCCAGAGAAGACCAGATAAAAATAGCGATAGTGGGAGCCCCAAATGTGGGAAAATCCAGCCTTTTAAATGCCATCTTACAAGAGGAAAGAGTGATAGTTGACAAGACACCGGGAACTACCAGGGATACCATTGATACCCCTTTCCAATGGATGGAAAGGGATTTCCTTCTCATAGACACAGCGGGAATAAAGAGGAAAAGCAAACTCCAAAGTTTGGTGGAGTACTTCGCCCTCGTTCGCTCCCTTAAGGCAATTCAAAGGACGGACCTCGCCTTCCTCGTTTTGGACGCCTCCTACGGGGTAAGGAGGGCGGATAAAAGGGTTGCGGGCTACATTCAGGACGCTTATAAAGCCTGCATAATCGTTGCCAATAAATGGGATTTAATAAGAGAAGGACACAATAAAAAGGTACAGAGGGAGTTCATAAAATTGGTGCGAACGGAAATGCCTTTTTTGGATTACGCCCCCGTCGTATTCACCTCCGCCTTGAAAGAAGAAGGTATCTACGATTTGCTCAATAAGTCCCTTGAGGTTTACCAAAACTTCACAACCCAGCTTCCCATTGAGGAAGTCGCTTCTATCCTGAAGGAAGCCGTAGAGAAACACCCTGCTACGGAAGGTAGAAAGTATCTCAAGCTTTATCAAGTGGAGAACGCCGGCGTTAAACCGCCAACTTTGAGTCTTTATGTTAACGTTCCCGACATAGCTGATGCATCCTATCTCCGCTATCTGGAAAATTGCTTGCGAGTAAGATTCCCGCTTGTGGGTTCGCCTATAAAGTTGCTCTTGCGAAAAAAGAAGAAGGTTCCCATGAAATTAAAGGAGAAAATGAGATGA
- the gmhB gene encoding D-glycero-beta-D-manno-heptose 1,7-bisphosphate 7-phosphatase, translated as MPKRAVFLDRDGVINLNRPDYVKSWDEFIFYPFAKLALSKLAKSNFLIIIVSNQSSVGRGIVKKETVDDINQRMKEEIEKEGGRIDAIYYCPHKPNDGCPCRKPNPGLLLKASEEWDIDLRKSYMIGDALSDIEAGKRAGCFSIFVLTGRGKEQLHLFLNSPYQYDKLALDLLDAVDWILKREGYSAREESPTDNPQD; from the coding sequence ATGCCTAAGAGGGCGGTCTTCCTTGACAGGGATGGAGTGATAAATCTCAATCGCCCCGATTATGTGAAAAGTTGGGATGAATTCATCTTTTATCCTTTTGCAAAGCTCGCTCTATCAAAGCTCGCAAAAAGCAATTTTCTCATAATCATTGTCTCCAACCAATCCTCGGTGGGGAGGGGAATAGTAAAGAAGGAAACGGTGGACGACATTAATCAAAGAATGAAGGAGGAAATAGAGAAGGAAGGCGGGAGAATAGATGCTATCTATTATTGCCCTCATAAGCCGAATGATGGTTGCCCCTGCAGAAAACCTAATCCGGGTCTACTCCTCAAGGCATCCGAGGAATGGGATATAGATTTGAGGAAATCATATATGATAGGCGATGCCCTATCCGACATAGAGGCGGGGAAGAGAGCCGGTTGCTTTTCCATCTTCGTATTGACGGGTAGAGGCAAGGAACAATTACACCTTTTCCTCAATTCCCCCTACCAATATGACAAACTCGCCCTTGACCTTTTAGACGCAGTGGATTGGATATTGAAAAGAGAAGGCTACTCCGCCAGAGAAGAGTCCCCCACCGATAACCCTCAAGATTGA
- a CDS encoding SDR family oxidoreductase yields the protein MKILITGGAGFIASHIADAYIELGHSVIIVDDLSTGFEENINPKAKFYKLDIRDLEGLREIFEKEKPEIVNHHAAQIDVRKSLKDFIFDADVNIMGSLNLLKLSLDYGVKKFIFASTGGAIYGEPLYIPADEKHPALPLSPYGAAKLSIEHYLYVFHQNFSLPYISLRYANVYGPRQNPLGEAGVVAIFTDKMVKGERPIIFGDGKQTRDFVYIKDVVSANIIALKTETVGVFNIGTGQRTSVNEVFRKIKDALDEEIEPIYAEERKGEVKHIALDCSLAEKELGWRPQYDFDSGLKETIEFYKKLRNA from the coding sequence ATGAAAATCCTTATAACAGGCGGAGCAGGTTTTATTGCTTCTCATATAGCCGATGCTTATATTGAACTCGGTCATTCCGTAATAATCGTGGATGACCTCTCCACAGGATTTGAGGAGAACATCAACCCAAAAGCTAAATTCTACAAGCTGGATATAAGAGATTTGGAGGGCTTGAGGGAAATCTTTGAGAAAGAAAAGCCCGAAATCGTCAATCACCACGCCGCCCAAATAGATGTCCGCAAATCCCTCAAGGATTTCATCTTTGATGCAGATGTCAATATCATGGGCAGCTTGAACCTTCTAAAGCTCTCCCTTGATTACGGAGTCAAGAAGTTCATCTTCGCCTCAACGGGTGGAGCCATCTACGGCGAACCCCTTTATATACCCGCCGATGAAAAGCATCCCGCCCTTCCCCTATCCCCCTATGGCGCCGCCAAGCTCTCAATTGAACATTATCTCTATGTATTCCATCAAAATTTCTCCCTCCCCTATATTTCCCTCCGCTATGCCAATGTTTACGGTCCAAGACAAAATCCACTGGGAGAGGCGGGAGTCGTCGCCATCTTCACAGATAAGATGGTGAAGGGGGAAAGACCAATCATCTTCGGCGATGGCAAGCAGACAAGGGATTTCGTCTATATAAAGGATGTTGTCTCAGCGAACATAATAGCCCTTAAGACGGAGACAGTTGGGGTCTTCAATATCGGAACGGGTCAGAGGACTTCAGTTAACGAAGTCTTCAGGAAGATAAAGGATGCTCTGGATGAAGAGATTGAACCCATTTACGCGGAGGAGAGAAAAGGAGAAGTGAAGCATATAGCCTTGGATTGCTCCCTTGCGGAAAAGGAACTCGGCTGGCGCCCTCAATACGATTTCGATTCTGGTTTAAAGGAAACGATAGAATTTTACAAAAAACTAAGAAATGCCTAA
- a CDS encoding DUF1559 domain-containing protein: MVKRRGFTLIELLVVIAIIAILAAILFPVFSRAREQARKSNCLSNLKQMGTAMLMYAQDWDETLPLAMPGCILPGAKQWWAAIYPYTKNASILHCPSAANPWTWFTNPGGQCGGGPSCTELLPGMPAQGNFISYGAAIGILGSIRCAGGGTMYACNGLAGKLTAMRDVPNTVLVADSTRGIFGGGPPGHAATLGDGTVAPIVFAQNPGNLCPYGPCGHNFASLDDALRALGKDEDAMARHTGGANILFADGHAKWLPIRKIRAKTAGGDLVLTAYENNL, from the coding sequence ATGGTAAAGCGCCGTGGTTTCACCTTGATAGAATTGCTCGTCGTGATCGCTATCATAGCGATCCTGGCGGCAATTCTATTCCCCGTCTTCAGTCGCGCTAGAGAACAAGCTCGTAAGTCCAACTGTCTCTCTAACTTGAAGCAGATGGGCACAGCTATGTTGATGTACGCCCAAGACTGGGATGAGACGCTCCCCCTTGCGATGCCAGGCTGTATACTCCCAGGCGCTAAACAATGGTGGGCTGCGATTTATCCCTACACCAAGAACGCTTCTATCCTCCACTGCCCCTCCGCTGCAAACCCCTGGACATGGTTCACTAACCCAGGAGGGCAGTGTGGAGGCGGTCCTTCCTGCACAGAGCTCCTTCCCGGAATGCCTGCTCAGGGCAACTTCATCAGCTATGGCGCTGCAATTGGCATTCTTGGAAGCATAAGATGTGCTGGAGGAGGCACTATGTACGCCTGCAATGGCTTGGCGGGAAAGCTGACCGCTATGCGCGATGTCCCCAACACCGTATTGGTAGCTGATTCCACAAGAGGCATTTTCGGTGGCGGACCCCCCGGGCACGCGGCAACGCTTGGCGATGGCACAGTTGCTCCCATCGTCTTCGCTCAAAATCCTGGCAACCTCTGCCCCTACGGTCCCTGCGGACACAACTTTGCTTCCTTAGACGACGCGCTTAGAGCCCTTGGGAAGGACGAGGATGCCATGGCACGCCACACTGGCGGAGCGAACATCCTCTTCGCCGATGGACACGCGAAATGGCTGCCGATTAGAAAGATTCGCGCCAAAACCGCAGGTGGAGACCTCGTCCTAACCGCTTACGAAAACAACTTATGA
- a CDS encoding DUF2905 domain-containing protein, protein MNAFSLIAKSLILMGGFLLLSGVIILLLSTTGWKWKLLPGDIFIQKDNFTFFFPITTCILLSVFLTALFFLLSFLFRR, encoded by the coding sequence ATGAACGCCTTCTCGCTTATAGCGAAATCCCTTATCCTCATGGGAGGTTTCCTCCTCCTATCGGGCGTTATCATCCTCCTTCTCTCCACAACTGGCTGGAAATGGAAGCTCCTCCCGGGCGACATCTTTATTCAAAAGGATAACTTTACCTTTTTCTTCCCTATCACCACTTGCATTCTCCTCAGCGTTTTCCTAACTGCTCTCTTTTTCCTACTATCATTTCTCTTCAGGAGATGA
- the queA gene encoding tRNA preQ1(34) S-adenosylmethionine ribosyltransferase-isomerase QueA, with the protein MKVSEFIYELPPHLIAQEGIEPRDSSRLLVLNRKTGEIIHLPAFREIVNLLNPGDLLVLNDTEVIPAKLKGRKDTGGKVEVLILEEDENNMFSVLLRPSRRIGVGRRIIFSTPKGEEIFCEVVGRERGIWKLKFPEGVSPFSLGELPLPPYIKKPLEDPSRYQTVYAKRKGSLAAPTAGLHFTPSLLDALKEKGVEIVYITLKVGLGTFKPIRTENVEEHKMEEEEFEISVESAEKINKAKEEGRRVIAVGTTVVRTLESAEENGKVIAGRQTTSLFIYPGYKFKIIDALITNFHLPASTPLLLTCAFAGKELIFKAYEEAKRLGYRFLSLGDAMFII; encoded by the coding sequence ATGAAAGTATCGGAGTTTATCTATGAATTGCCGCCCCATCTCATTGCCCAAGAAGGCATTGAACCGAGGGATTCCTCCCGCCTCCTTGTTTTAAATAGAAAAACAGGAGAGATAATCCATTTACCCGCTTTCAGGGAAATCGTCAATCTATTAAATCCCGGGGATTTGCTCGTCTTAAACGATACAGAGGTCATTCCAGCTAAGTTAAAGGGACGGAAAGACACGGGTGGAAAAGTAGAGGTCTTGATTTTAGAGGAAGACGAAAATAACATGTTTTCCGTTCTCCTTCGTCCAAGCAGGAGAATAGGTGTTGGCAGGAGAATAATTTTCTCTACTCCAAAAGGAGAGGAAATCTTCTGCGAGGTTGTTGGAAGGGAAAGGGGAATTTGGAAGCTTAAATTTCCCGAGGGCGTTTCTCCCTTCTCTCTTGGCGAGCTTCCCTTGCCACCCTATATTAAGAAACCATTGGAAGACCCTTCACGCTATCAAACCGTTTACGCAAAAAGAAAAGGTTCCCTTGCTGCTCCCACAGCTGGTCTCCATTTCACGCCTTCTCTCTTGGATGCTTTGAAGGAAAAGGGGGTGGAGATAGTTTACATAACTCTCAAGGTAGGTTTGGGGACCTTCAAACCCATTCGCACGGAGAATGTGGAGGAACATAAGATGGAGGAGGAGGAATTTGAGATAAGCGTAGAGTCAGCGGAGAAAATTAATAAAGCGAAAGAGGAAGGGCGGAGGGTAATAGCTGTAGGAACCACCGTTGTGCGGACTTTGGAAAGCGCCGAGGAAAATGGAAAGGTGATAGCGGGAAGACAGACCACTTCCCTTTTCATTTATCCAGGATATAAGTTCAAGATAATAGATGCTTTAATAACGAATTTTCATCTTCCTGCTTCAACGCCTCTTCTTCTGACCTGTGCCTTCGCTGGCAAGGAGCTAATTTTCAAGGCGTATGAGGAGGCTAAGAGGCTGGGATATAGATTTTTGAGTTTGGGCGATGCGATGTTCATAATTTAG
- a CDS encoding helix-turn-helix domain-containing protein: protein MRSLKDWFDYVEKQAKELEKKIKKEAEGKDTSQPSHPEKKEGKGIVFDEIYIGGKEGPKGGGVSFTLPEKVELKGVGEEKVIKGYKRARKESREEFLQRLLDPVLTLRDVARLLNVCPMTVRRYTNKGLLPSFRTAGNQRRFRLSDVLRFMEERGLLKGGEEK from the coding sequence ATGCGTAGTTTGAAGGATTGGTTTGATTATGTGGAGAAGCAAGCGAAGGAATTGGAGAAAAAGATAAAGAAGGAGGCGGAAGGCAAGGATACTTCTCAGCCTTCCCATCCGGAGAAGAAGGAAGGAAAGGGGATTGTATTTGACGAGATTTATATAGGTGGAAAAGAGGGTCCAAAGGGTGGAGGGGTGAGTTTCACATTGCCTGAGAAAGTGGAGCTAAAGGGGGTAGGGGAGGAAAAGGTGATTAAAGGTTATAAAAGGGCGAGGAAGGAAAGCAGAGAAGAGTTTCTTCAAAGGCTGCTTGACCCCGTTTTAACCTTGCGGGATGTTGCGCGCCTGCTCAATGTCTGTCCTATGACGGTTCGGAGGTACACGAATAAGGGACTATTGCCTTCTTTTAGAACTGCGGGAAATCAGAGAAGATTTCGTCTGTCGGATGTTCTGCGATTTATGGAAGAGAGAGGACTGCTGAAAGGAGGGGAGGAAAAATAA
- the ftsY gene encoding signal recognition particle-docking protein FtsY, translated as MYGRERTAERRGGKIRGIFARIREILRGGRPNAKLLSEVEELLLTADVGVKMTEQLLPLVQNGDFSALKSKIIEILSPASPLRVFPEPPTVYLFLGVNGTGKTTTIAKLAYRLKKEGKESLLVAGDTFRAAAAEQLEEWGRRIGVDVIKQKEGADPAAVVFDAISAGKARGIPFILIDTAGRLHTKNHLLEEMKKINRVIERQLGRKPDESLLVLDATIGQNAIQQARAFLEACDVTGIVLCKYDGTAKGGAIIPIKQELGIPIKLLGVGEKLEDLVDFDPVAFTEALFS; from the coding sequence ATTTATGGAAGAGAGAGGACTGCTGAAAGGAGGGGAGGAAAAATAAGGGGAATCTTCGCGAGAATTAGAGAAATCTTAAGAGGTGGAAGACCGAATGCTAAGCTTTTGAGCGAGGTTGAAGAGCTTTTATTGACCGCTGATGTAGGTGTTAAGATGACGGAGCAACTGCTTCCCTTGGTGCAGAATGGGGATTTTAGCGCTTTGAAGAGCAAAATAATAGAGATTCTCTCCCCTGCTTCTCCCTTGAGGGTTTTCCCCGAACCACCTACTGTTTATCTCTTCCTCGGAGTCAATGGGACGGGGAAAACGACCACGATTGCCAAGCTTGCCTATAGGTTAAAGAAGGAAGGGAAGGAATCTTTATTAGTAGCGGGGGATACTTTTAGAGCGGCGGCAGCAGAGCAGTTGGAGGAATGGGGAAGAAGGATTGGGGTGGATGTGATAAAGCAAAAGGAGGGCGCGGACCCCGCTGCGGTAGTTTTTGATGCGATTTCCGCTGGAAAGGCAAGGGGGATTCCCTTCATCTTAATAGATACAGCGGGACGCCTTCACACGAAGAACCATCTACTTGAGGAAATGAAGAAAATAAACAGGGTGATAGAGAGACAACTGGGGAGAAAGCCCGATGAGAGTTTATTAGTTCTTGATGCCACAATTGGACAGAACGCGATTCAGCAGGCAAGGGCTTTCTTGGAAGCCTGTGATGTGACGGGAATAGTTCTCTGTAAATATGATGGAACGGCGAAGGGGGGAGCGATTATACCCATTAAGCAAGAATTGGGAATTCCGATAAAACTTCTCGGAGTGGGAGAGAAGTTGGAGGATTTGGTGGATTTCGACCCCGTCGCCTTCACAGAAGCCTTATTCAGTTAG
- a CDS encoding O-antigen ligase family protein: MESLSLWEKSFIYNALKKSGGLLRKYLQPYARTSFVAGWIDPLLQLSLLLLLFLMPFISSGKIALLTFLSLILWIAKGLTKREEWTPKMDLFSFLFLLWLGISLLSTGLSPFFTPSLKGFAKLLVYLTAYFLFLSNFDTRGRKERAVFIVSLSALIVSLYGVWQEIIGVAPLALWEDVEAMGGNVVRVYSTLRNPNLLGGYLIGVIPLCLSLLIIRRDWRRPLLALSFVSSLLALLWTYSRGAYIGFFASILVFFLLFLRLAWQKGKTKARLAIALLLVLFVMFSSLIVIASPTLKGRIKTIFSIWGHTSNVTRFTIWQSSLQMFKDNWLIGIGPGNDTFRRVYAFYMRPRFNSLASYNIFLQVAIENGILGLIVFLAMLYVLFSRGIKRISGEDTSTAILLIGAISACIAPLFHGLVDTIWYRPQPQMLFWLAASLIVGKPREVRSVLAMNFGGIGDEILFLPTLRALRKRFPYAYLAVVGEPRSISVLKGEADEIIPLDVKGRLSWSELLRFLSYIRYLKPDIALASGTSPFIPLMLFLSGASERIGYKQSKLSFLNTKNADGTRNDYMAFVHFRLAKALGIEESPSLPSLEIPEEAKEWADKFLSEAGFKNGFILIHPGIGKMSIKRGIDRRWENNKWKELMRILKEEGYEILVSLGPDDREMEEEMKMPGIHFAFPPDIFKLAALIERSSLLICLDSSAMHLAVARGKPLVALFGPSDEEEVLPKDERFRPVFANLDCRPCLWDRRRTSCPELTCMKKIEVEDVLKAVRETIPFSLTE; encoded by the coding sequence ATGGAAAGCCTCTCCCTTTGGGAGAAGAGTTTCATCTACAATGCCCTAAAAAAATCTGGCGGCTTACTGAGGAAATATCTTCAGCCCTACGCCAGAACATCTTTTGTAGCGGGATGGATTGACCCTCTCCTCCAGCTTTCCCTCCTTCTCCTCCTCTTCCTCATGCCCTTCATCTCCTCGGGCAAAATCGCCCTCCTTACCTTCCTCTCCCTCATCCTATGGATAGCTAAAGGACTCACCAAAAGAGAGGAATGGACCCCCAAAATGGACCTCTTCTCCTTCCTCTTTCTCCTCTGGCTTGGCATCTCCCTCCTTTCCACAGGTCTATCTCCATTCTTCACACCCTCCCTAAAGGGATTCGCTAAGCTCCTCGTCTATCTCACCGCCTATTTCCTCTTTCTTTCAAATTTCGACACAAGAGGGAGAAAGGAAAGGGCTGTTTTCATCGTCTCCCTCTCAGCCTTAATCGTCTCCCTCTACGGAGTATGGCAAGAGATTATCGGGGTTGCTCCCCTCGCCCTTTGGGAAGATGTAGAGGCAATGGGGGGTAATGTCGTGAGGGTTTATTCCACATTGAGGAATCCCAATCTTTTGGGCGGATACTTGATAGGCGTGATTCCTCTTTGTCTAAGCCTTCTCATAATTAGGCGCGACTGGAGAAGACCACTTCTCGCCCTATCCTTTGTCTCCTCTCTTCTAGCGTTGCTCTGGACATATTCAAGGGGCGCCTACATCGGCTTTTTCGCTTCCATCCTCGTATTCTTCCTTCTCTTTCTTCGTCTCGCTTGGCAAAAGGGAAAGACAAAAGCGCGCCTCGCCATCGCTCTCCTTCTCGTCTTATTTGTCATGTTTTCCTCCCTCATCGTCATAGCTTCCCCAACCCTCAAGGGAAGGATAAAAACGATTTTCTCAATCTGGGGGCATACCTCAAATGTTACGAGGTTCACGATTTGGCAGTCATCCCTGCAGATGTTCAAGGATAATTGGCTGATAGGCATTGGTCCGGGAAACGATACATTCCGGAGAGTCTATGCCTTCTATATGCGTCCCCGCTTCAATTCCCTTGCCTCCTATAACATCTTCCTGCAAGTTGCGATAGAGAATGGAATCCTGGGATTAATTGTCTTTCTCGCTATGCTTTATGTCCTTTTCTCCCGGGGGATTAAACGCATCTCAGGAGAAGATACAAGCACAGCGATTTTGCTCATAGGCGCCATCTCCGCTTGCATAGCCCCATTATTTCACGGCTTAGTTGACACGATTTGGTATCGCCCTCAACCACAAATGCTATTCTGGCTCGCCGCTTCCTTAATCGTTGGGAAGCCAAGAGAAGTGAGAAGTGTTTTAGCTATGAATTTTGGAGGGATAGGCGATGAAATCCTCTTCCTTCCCACCTTGAGGGCTTTGAGGAAGAGATTTCCCTATGCCTATTTAGCAGTTGTGGGAGAACCACGAAGCATCTCCGTTTTAAAAGGAGAAGCGGACGAAATAATCCCCTTGGATGTTAAGGGGAGATTAAGTTGGAGCGAGCTTCTTCGTTTCTTATCCTATATAAGATATTTGAAGCCCGATATCGCTCTGGCATCAGGGACATCACCTTTTATTCCCCTCATGCTCTTTTTAAGCGGGGCAAGCGAGAGGATTGGCTATAAACAAAGCAAGTTGTCCTTCCTCAACACGAAAAATGCCGATGGAACGAGGAACGATTACATGGCTTTCGTTCATTTCAGATTGGCGAAGGCTTTGGGGATAGAGGAGTCGCCCTCCTTGCCCAGCCTTGAAATCCCGGAGGAAGCGAAGGAATGGGCGGACAAGTTTCTCTCTGAAGCAGGCTTTAAAAATGGGTTTATTCTGATTCACCCAGGAATCGGGAAGATGAGCATCAAAAGGGGAATTGATAGAAGGTGGGAAAATAACAAATGGAAGGAATTAATGAGAATTTTGAAGGAAGAAGGCTACGAAATCCTTGTTTCCCTTGGACCTGACGATAGAGAGATGGAGGAAGAGATGAAGATGCCCGGAATCCATTTTGCCTTTCCCCCCGACATCTTCAAGCTCGCCGCATTGATAGAAAGGAGTTCACTCCTCATTTGCCTTGATTCATCCGCGATGCATTTAGCGGTTGCTCGTGGAAAACCCCTCGTCGCCTTGTTTGGTCCCTCCGACGAGGAGGAAGTGCTTCCCAAAGATGAGAGATTTCGTCCCGTTTTTGCCAATTTGGATTGCCGCCCCTGCTTATGGGATAGGAGAAGAACCTCCTGTCCCGAATTGACCTGTATGAAGAAAATAGAAGTTGAGGATGTTTTGAAAGCTGTTAGGGAAACTATCCCTTTTTCCCTAACTGAATAA